One genomic window of Wolbachia endosymbiont (group B) of Eucosma cana includes the following:
- a CDS encoding IS630 family transposase (programmed frameshift) — protein sequence MALRSKLLDEEVVKSAKEMLKKVRNNAYVSKKLNAVIAAKKYSITSVAKIYCISRKALTSWIKLLKFGREEKLFAPRSRRRKTKLNQAQLQQIEAWIEENPNITIKEMRIRIQEKFDLNISKSTVHRHMQKMKFSYITPRPVHNVQDKSKQEEFKKNLNEVIGKYPEKELFFFDESRFGTHSKVGHGWFKKGTRTRVKIKLGRHNFYLYSAVNPKNGESFSLFAPNVNTDCMNIFLEQMLQYLGTREAVLVMDCASWHKSKNLKVPKNIEIIYLPPYSPELNPVERLWLYIKQNILRNKIYSTIALLESTLCKFLTSLATSTIKQLCSVSYLTPQQ from the exons ATGGCACTCAGATCAAAATTATTGGATGAAGAAGTAGTAAAATCAGCAAAAGAGATGCTGAAGAAAGTAAGGAATAATGCATATGTTTCAAAAAAACTAAACGCTGTAATTGCAGCAAAAAAGTACAGTATAACGTCTGTAGCAAAAATATATTGCATTTCAAGAAAGGCACTAACTTCGTGGATAAAACTCTTGAAATTTGGCAGAGAAGAAAAACTGTTTGCTCCTCGATCACGCCGAAGAAAAACTAAATTAAATCAGGCTCAACTACAGCAAATTGAAGCATGGATAGAAGAAAACCCTAATATTACCATTAAAGAAATGAGAATAAGAATACAGGAAAAGTTCGACTTAAATATTAGCAAATCTACAGTACACCGCCATATGCAAAAGATGAAATTTTCATATATTACACCAAGACCAGTACACAACGTACAAGATAAAAGTAAACAAGAGGAATTC AAAAAAAATCTCAATGAAGTTATTGGAAAGTATCCTGAAAAAGAGCTATTTTTCTTTGATGAATCAAGGTTTGGCACACATTCGAAAGTTGGGCATGGATGGTTTAAAAAAGGTACTAGAACTCGGGTTAAAATAAAGTTAGGTAGGCATAATTTTTATCTCTACAGTGCAGTTAATCCTAAAAATGGAGAGAGTTTTAGCTTATTTGCACCAAATGTTAACACTGATTGCATGAATATATTTCTTGAGCAAATGTTGCAATATCTAGGGACAAGAGAAGCTGTTCTTGTTATGGACTGTGCTAGTTGGCATAAGTCAAAAAATTTAAAGGTACCTAAAAACATTGAGATTATATACCTACCTCCATATTCACCTGAACTTAATCCTGTTGAGAGGCTTTGGTTATATATAAAACAGAACATTTTGCGCAATAAAATATACAGTACTATTGCTTTGCTTGAGAGCACTTTATGCAAATTTCTTACCTCTCTTGCTACTTCTACAATTAAACAACTCTGCTCTGTTTCCTATTTGACTCCACAACAATGA
- a CDS encoding ClpXP protease specificity-enhancing factor SspB: MDKTDYQKSLSYAKFQVIKKALNTILDNVFTPHLEIVFFTRFNGVVIPDYLKESYPTQMLIILQHQFFGLKVLEDKFSVSLSFRGKQEQVTVPFFAISEFHDKISGDILVFSVDSDKEYESEKCAEKSSNGSIISIDQLYDK; encoded by the coding sequence ATGGATAAAACAGATTATCAGAAGTCGCTTAGTTATGCTAAATTTCAAGTTATCAAAAAGGCTTTGAATACTATATTAGATAATGTTTTTACTCCTCACTTAGAAATAGTATTTTTTACGCGCTTTAATGGTGTTGTCATACCAGACTACTTGAAAGAATCATACCCTACTCAAATGCTTATTATATTACAGCATCAATTTTTTGGTCTAAAAGTTCTTGAAGATAAGTTTAGCGTCAGTTTGAGCTTTCGTGGAAAACAAGAACAAGTCACTGTACCGTTTTTTGCTATTAGTGAGTTTCATGATAAAATTTCAGGAGATATTTTAGTATTTAGCGTTGATTCTGATAAAGAATACGAAAGTGAAAAATGTGCTGAAAAATCATCAAATGGTAGTATTATATCTATAGATCAACTTTACGATAAGTAG
- a CDS encoding ankyrin repeat domain-containing protein, whose protein sequence is MVGRKEALKILGFESSDAPSEQEIKSAYRKLALKYHPDKHSGKNEVVKKQNEEKFKQLGSAYEFLTKESIEEVTNLTDENLNEINSPGDLRFYLSRALYNQDIKFLEKLFSKFKSSKDGRFGDYINEKLIYIYFPLSIALMQAKDSRNYSILKLLLENGADPNIKLLHNEASLYYYMVLDDSIIVELLLQCGANPNMLDENGKNPLFEAFLCDDDHTMEILLKYGANPNMLDENGRGPLYQAINCDNDKREKYVELLLKYGADPNQKVNGSRVIECAPYFTNNGVMNLIKTLTLPYGNNDKVKRLMAEYGGVDRRYLRDQTILTCCCLIVASATFFSIASPVRYVPTAIFAPAACFFIKNAVHAAFFAKEPSTEFTEARACPEISKRGYNI, encoded by the coding sequence ATTGTAGGTAGAAAGGAAGCTTTAAAAATATTAGGTTTTGAATCAAGCGATGCGCCCAGTGAACAAGAAATTAAATCAGCGTATAGAAAATTAGCCTTGAAATATCATCCTGATAAACATTCAGGTAAAAATGAGGTTGTGAAGAAACAAAATGAAGAAAAATTTAAGCAGCTAGGTTCTGCATATGAATTTCTTACTAAGGAAAGCATAGAAGAGGTTACAAATCTAACTGACGAAAATTTAAATGAAATTAATTCGCCTGGAGATTTGAGGTTTTACTTAAGTAGGGCTCTATATAATCAGGATATAAAGTTTCTTGAAAAGCTTTTTTCCAAATTCAAAAGCAGTAAAGATGGAAGATTTGGTGATTACATCAATGAAAAACTTATTTATATTTACTTTCCATTATCTATTGCTTTAATGCAAGCTAAAGATTCAAGAAATTATAGTATTTTGAAACTTCTTTTAGAAAATGGTGCTGATCCTAATATAAAGCTATTACATAATGAAGCTTCGTTATACTATTATATGGTTCTCGACGACAGCATAATTGTAGAGTTATTGTTACAATGTGGTGCTAATCCTAATATGTTAGATGAAAATGGTAAAAATCCGTTGTTTGAAGCGTTTTTGTGTGATGATGATCATACTATGGAAATACTTTTGAAATATGGTGCTAATCCTAATATGTTAGATGAAAATGGTCGAGGTCCATTATATCAAGCAATCAATTGTGACAACGATAAACGCGAAAAATATGTAGAGTTGCTTCTAAAGTATGGTGCAGATCCTAATCAGAAGGTTAATGGCTCCAGAGTTATAGAGTGTGCTCCATATTTCACTAATAATGGTGTAATGAATTTGATTAAAACGCTTACTCTGCCATACGGTAACAATGATAAAGTTAAAAGGTTGATGGCTGAGTACGGTGGAGTTGATAGACGTTATCTACGTGATCAAACGATACTGACTTGTTGTTGCTTAATAGTCGCTTCTGCTACTTTTTTTAGTATAGCTTCTCCTGTGCGCTATGTACCGACAGCAATATTTGCACCTGCTGCATGTTTTTTTATTAAAAATGCTGTACATGCTGCATTTTTTGCAAAAGAACCTTCTACTGAGTTTACCGAAGCTAGAGCTTGTCCAGAGATTAGTAAAAGAGGCTATAATATCTAA
- a CDS encoding DNA translocase FtsK has translation MLKKQLKSAIYLSLLMYIYISVFSYNYKDPSLNTATNQEVTNLGGVVGSYLADILVQFLGLASITIATTIVYFLIFRASLLKIIYLTLINVAIYAILSQLSLGITARYMHGGIVGNALIDHCPFYIFTVVASIGVVGLVGWKRTVYSLLFLCKKIASFFAKFLFFRLRKTTDYSIAPLVIEGKYRTTRQQPKERQKKATEEIFKPPSSEFEFPSIHLLSKVEESMQRKQLNALESNKNLSLLEQVLSDFGVQGKIISVCYGPVVTLYKLEPQAGTKSARVIGLADDIARSMSALSARISIIRGQNAMGIELPNKEREIVMLRDLLESPEYQNANLNLPIALGKEISGKPVIADLTKMPHLLVAGTTGSGKSVAINTMILSLVYRLSPDECKMIMIDPKMLELSIYDAIPHLITPVVTEPKKAVIALKWIVKEMENRYRMMSYLNVRNVINYNQKITEAMNSGIELERVVQIGFNSTTGKPLFEKIPIKMETFPYIVVIVDEMADLMLVAGKDIECSIQRLAQMARAAGIHIIMATQRPSVDVITGVIKANFPTRISFAVTSKIDSRTILGEQGAEQLLGMGDMLYMASGGKIIRVHGPFVSDDEVQNIVDHLKTQGEPNYMEEITQEDENSFAESEGETEDEENDLYKQAVAIIQRDQKVSTSYIQRQLRIGYNRAANIVERMEKEGIVSAPSYSGKREILVE, from the coding sequence ATGTTAAAAAAACAGCTAAAATCAGCGATATACTTGTCACTATTAATGTATATATATATATCGGTTTTTAGCTATAATTATAAAGATCCATCCTTAAATACAGCTACAAATCAGGAAGTAACAAATTTGGGCGGAGTAGTAGGTTCATATTTAGCTGATATATTGGTTCAATTTCTTGGACTCGCTAGTATTACAATAGCTACAACCATAGTTTACTTTTTAATTTTCAGAGCATCATTGCTGAAAATTATCTACCTAACGTTAATCAATGTAGCAATATATGCTATATTGTCGCAACTTTCGCTTGGCATTACTGCTAGATACATGCACGGTGGAATAGTCGGTAATGCTCTAATTGACCACTGCCCATTTTACATATTCACAGTAGTAGCATCAATAGGTGTTGTAGGGTTGGTTGGTTGGAAGAGAACAGTTTATTCTTTACTTTTCCTATGCAAAAAAATAGCTTCCTTTTTTGCAAAGTTTCTGTTTTTCAGGTTACGTAAAACTACTGATTATTCAATAGCACCATTAGTAATAGAGGGAAAATATAGAACCACTAGACAACAACCAAAAGAAAGACAGAAAAAAGCTACCGAAGAGATTTTTAAACCACCTTCTAGCGAGTTTGAGTTTCCAAGCATTCACTTACTTTCTAAAGTAGAAGAATCTATGCAGAGAAAACAGTTGAATGCATTAGAGAGCAATAAGAATTTATCTCTGCTCGAACAGGTGCTGAGTGATTTTGGCGTGCAAGGAAAAATTATAAGTGTATGTTATGGACCGGTTGTGACTTTATACAAACTTGAACCACAAGCAGGTACAAAATCTGCAAGAGTGATTGGTCTTGCAGATGATATTGCACGTTCAATGAGTGCACTTTCTGCACGTATTTCAATAATTCGTGGACAAAATGCCATGGGAATAGAATTGCCAAACAAGGAGCGAGAGATTGTAATGCTGCGTGATTTACTTGAATCGCCAGAATACCAAAATGCAAACTTAAATCTTCCAATTGCGCTTGGCAAGGAAATAAGCGGAAAACCAGTTATTGCAGATCTGACTAAAATGCCCCACTTGCTTGTTGCCGGAACTACAGGGTCAGGTAAGTCGGTTGCAATTAACACGATGATTCTGTCGCTTGTTTATCGACTAAGTCCTGATGAATGCAAGATGATAATGATCGATCCAAAAATGCTTGAGCTTTCAATATATGATGCAATACCGCATCTAATAACACCAGTGGTAACAGAGCCAAAAAAAGCTGTTATTGCTCTTAAGTGGATCGTGAAAGAGATGGAAAATCGCTATCGTATGATGTCATATTTAAATGTGCGGAATGTAATAAACTATAATCAAAAAATTACAGAAGCGATGAATAGCGGAATAGAATTGGAACGTGTTGTACAGATTGGCTTTAACTCAACAACTGGTAAACCTTTGTTTGAAAAAATACCGATTAAAATGGAGACATTTCCGTATATTGTGGTGATTGTAGATGAAATGGCAGATTTAATGCTTGTTGCTGGCAAAGATATAGAATGCTCTATTCAACGTTTAGCTCAGATGGCTCGTGCTGCAGGAATACACATCATAATGGCAACACAACGCCCATCTGTAGATGTGATAACAGGTGTGATAAAAGCAAACTTTCCAACGAGAATTAGTTTTGCTGTTACTTCTAAGATAGATAGCCGTACAATACTTGGTGAACAAGGGGCTGAACAATTGCTTGGTATGGGTGATATGCTTTATATGGCTTCTGGTGGCAAGATTATTCGAGTTCACGGTCCATTTGTAAGTGATGATGAGGTGCAAAATATAGTTGATCATCTAAAAACGCAAGGTGAGCCAAACTACATGGAGGAAATCACTCAAGAAGATGAAAATTCTTTCGCGGAATCAGAAGGTGAAACAGAAGATGAAGAGAACGATCTATACAAGCAAGCAGTGGCCATCATTCAGAGAGATCAAAAGGTTTCAACTAGTTACATTCAAAGGCAACTTAGAATAGGCTATAACAGAGCTGCAAATATTGTTGAAAGAATGGAGAAAGAAGGCATTGTCAGTGCTCCGAGTTACTCAGGAAAGAGAGAGATATTGGTAGAATAA
- a CDS encoding YggT family protein — MHPIIYLLNLLLDLYSFVLICSIALDLLIKLNVVNMYNEIVSSIMQTLNRLTYPPLKVIRRYIQPFNGLDLSVMILIIAIHFVKYTITYYFK; from the coding sequence ATGCATCCAATCATATACTTACTTAACCTGTTACTTGATCTTTACAGCTTCGTTCTAATATGCTCAATTGCTCTCGATTTGTTGATTAAATTGAATGTAGTTAACATGTATAATGAGATTGTAAGCAGCATAATGCAAACTTTAAACAGACTCACTTATCCTCCACTAAAGGTTATCAGAAGGTATATACAACCATTCAATGGATTAGATTTATCCGTGATGATATTGATAATAGCAATTCACTTTGTAAAATATACAATTACTTATTACTTTAAGTAG
- a CDS encoding heme exporter protein CcmB: MISSVKKLVINNNNLTYIVCIFIIMLILSSYTLENNSKQEVILTLIWICATFVLQISTNNLFTSDYHDGILEQIFVQPLSSRLIVAYKIFAHWLLFGLPISVISFMFSFAILGNNIEHSIAVGVSLLFNTLIIINISATGNALMIGRNNLASGVSQILVLPMIMPTFVYFKLLTQFENLSLNIYTLLITILIFVILIVNSTITTHIALKFAVEQD, translated from the coding sequence ATGATTAGTTCGGTAAAAAAATTAGTAATAAATAATAATAATCTTACTTATATAGTATGTATTTTTATTATAATGTTAATTTTATCTTCATATACACTTGAAAACAACAGTAAACAAGAAGTCATATTAACATTAATATGGATATGTGCTACATTTGTTTTGCAGATCTCTACAAATAATTTATTTACATCTGATTATCATGATGGAATATTAGAGCAAATCTTTGTACAGCCACTCTCTTCTAGGCTGATAGTTGCTTATAAAATCTTCGCTCACTGGTTGTTATTTGGGTTACCGATTTCAGTGATTTCTTTCATGTTCAGCTTTGCAATTCTAGGCAATAATATTGAACATTCAATAGCAGTTGGAGTGTCTTTATTATTTAATACGCTGATAATCATTAATATTTCAGCTACTGGAAATGCATTAATGATTGGTCGAAATAACTTAGCATCAGGAGTGTCGCAAATTCTTGTTTTGCCAATGATAATGCCAACTTTTGTATATTTCAAATTGCTAACTCAATTTGAAAATTTATCCTTGAATATTTATACACTACTAATCACCATCTTAATTTTTGTCATTTTAATTGTTAACAGCACTATAACTACTCACATAGCATTAAAATTTGCTGTGGAGCAGGATTGA
- a CDS encoding TraR/DksA family transcriptional regulator yields MEKLIKIKLPEDYVPSENEEYMNVKQLEYFSLKLQSILSELEKQDLEDSSIYSDRDSENGELIKRRKDRKEKIKEALEKIKLGIYGYCDGTGEEIGVERLKANPLAMYCIEEQERIEKEKNVYNIND; encoded by the coding sequence ATGGAAAAATTAATAAAAATAAAGTTACCGGAAGATTACGTTCCTTCAGAAAATGAAGAATATATGAACGTAAAACAACTGGAATACTTTAGCTTAAAGTTACAATCAATACTCTCTGAACTGGAGAAACAAGATCTAGAAGATAGTAGTATTTATTCTGATAGAGATAGTGAAAATGGAGAATTAATTAAGCGCCGAAAAGATAGAAAAGAAAAAATTAAGGAGGCGTTGGAAAAAATAAAATTAGGCATTTATGGTTACTGCGATGGAACGGGAGAAGAAATAGGAGTCGAAAGACTTAAAGCTAATCCGCTTGCTATGTATTGTATTGAAGAACAAGAGAGAATAGAAAAAGAAAAGAACGTTTATAACATTAATGATTAG